A window of Hymenobacter aerilatus contains these coding sequences:
- a CDS encoding LysM peptidoglycan-binding domain-containing protein: protein MKKLSLWKRVVAPGVLFLTFGRMGAAQTLPAPPIGSLPLPDDTVQVNLLALPPDSLVAAPIDSVKLLWAQTPPELRDLIGDRVGCIDTDMPHVFNNSVLAYVNFFTQRNRAYTQRVLERENMYFPIFEKYLAKYNLPNDLKYLAVVESALIPTAKSRVGATGLWQFMGPTASDWRLVRDEWVDERMSPEKATEAACKYLRALYGVFHDWELVLASYNWGVGNVQRVMRRTGKKTFWGLYPHMPKETRNYVPTFTAIMYTMKYAREHQLHSPELRYQYAEPLDTLHLRGRAFDLRRLSQAVGLSDSLALLRYNPEIHRAYLPSGYRSYVIQVPTAIRTQLASVDRSTLFSYCQPSKELPQPLSPLPPRMAGATATPAMLAAAAPPPTAPRLQRKVHTVRRGQTIAIVAQHYNVSQSQLRRWNKLSSRQQTLRVQQKLVVFVPTPAEERSAPTPIYAKVAAQVPEALPTVASARRADGTVVTPVAVVRPVTPAAAVAIVAAAPSRPATRRSEVPHHQERTNPALEATIAAVTTTPAAAPTDTTVSATYIVRRGDNLSKIAQRHNVTVAQLVDWNPTASNQLMPGQKLMLYVAQAEEEVPVAPVHTTAAASRKPAPRAQPAAPALTPPRTYLVQPGDTLYNISRRYQGVTVEQLRRLNHLKSDAVKPGQKLIVETS from the coding sequence ATGAAGAAGTTGTCGTTGTGGAAGCGGGTAGTTGCCCCAGGGGTATTGTTTCTGACTTTTGGAAGGATGGGCGCCGCACAAACGCTGCCCGCCCCACCTATTGGTTCGCTCCCGCTTCCCGATGATACCGTGCAGGTGAACCTGCTGGCCCTACCCCCCGATTCGCTGGTAGCTGCCCCCATCGACTCGGTGAAGCTCTTGTGGGCCCAAACGCCTCCCGAGCTGCGCGACCTGATAGGCGACCGAGTAGGCTGCATTGACACCGATATGCCGCACGTGTTCAACAACTCGGTGCTGGCTTACGTCAACTTTTTCACCCAGCGCAACCGCGCCTACACGCAACGCGTGTTGGAGCGGGAAAATATGTACTTCCCGATTTTTGAGAAGTACCTGGCGAAATACAACCTACCCAACGACCTGAAATACCTGGCCGTGGTAGAATCGGCCCTGATTCCGACGGCCAAATCCAGGGTAGGTGCCACCGGCCTGTGGCAGTTTATGGGCCCTACCGCCAGCGACTGGCGCCTCGTGCGCGACGAGTGGGTAGATGAGCGCATGAGCCCCGAGAAAGCCACCGAAGCAGCCTGCAAATACCTGCGGGCCCTCTACGGTGTCTTTCATGACTGGGAGCTGGTGCTGGCTTCCTACAACTGGGGGGTAGGCAACGTGCAGCGGGTGATGCGCCGCACGGGCAAAAAAACGTTTTGGGGCTTGTACCCCCACATGCCAAAGGAGACGCGCAACTACGTGCCTACCTTCACGGCCATCATGTATACCATGAAGTACGCGCGGGAGCACCAGCTGCACTCGCCCGAGCTTCGCTACCAGTACGCCGAGCCACTTGATACGCTGCACCTGCGGGGTAGGGCCTTCGATCTGCGCCGTCTCAGTCAGGCCGTAGGCCTATCCGATTCGCTAGCATTGCTCCGCTACAATCCAGAAATCCACCGGGCGTATTTGCCCTCGGGCTACCGTTCCTACGTTATTCAGGTGCCCACAGCAATCCGGACACAGCTAGCCAGTGTTGACCGGTCTACACTGTTTTCTTACTGCCAGCCGTCGAAGGAGTTACCGCAGCCCCTCTCCCCCCTACCCCCGCGCATGGCTGGTGCGACGGCTACCCCGGCTATGCTGGCCGCCGCGGCGCCTCCACCCACAGCCCCACGCCTGCAACGCAAGGTGCATACGGTACGTCGGGGCCAGACCATTGCCATAGTAGCCCAACACTATAATGTCTCGCAAAGCCAGTTGCGGCGCTGGAACAAATTGAGCAGCCGTCAACAAACGCTTCGGGTGCAGCAAAAGCTGGTGGTATTTGTGCCGACACCCGCTGAGGAGCGCTCGGCTCCTACCCCAATCTATGCGAAGGTAGCGGCACAGGTACCAGAGGCCCTACCCACCGTAGCGTCGGCGCGGCGGGCAGATGGCACGGTAGTGACGCCAGTAGCGGTGGTGAGGCCCGTAACACCTGCAGCCGCTGTTGCCATCGTCGCGGCGGCACCCAGCAGGCCTGCTACCCGACGGTCGGAGGTGCCTCATCACCAGGAGCGCACCAACCCAGCACTAGAGGCAACCATAGCGGCCGTAACGACGACCCCGGCCGCGGCTCCAACGGATACCACAGTTAGTGCTACTTATATAGTACGGCGCGGCGACAACCTCAGCAAGATTGCCCAACGACACAACGTGACCGTGGCACAGTTGGTGGATTGGAACCCGACGGCTTCCAACCAACTCATGCCGGGACAAAAGCTGATGCTCTACGTAGCGCAAGCGGAAGAAGAGGTTCCGGTGGCTCCTGTGCATACCACTGCCGCGGCTTCTCGCAAGCCAGCACCGCGCGCGCAACCCGCTGCGCCGGCCCTCACGCCACCCCGCACTTACCTAGTACAGCCTGGCGATACGCTTTATAATATTTCGCGCCGCTACCAGGGCGTGACGGTGGAGCAGCTACGCCGCTTGAACCACCTGAAATCGGACGCCGTGAAGCCGGGTCAGAAGCTGATTGTGGAAACCAGCTAA
- the gatA gene encoding Asp-tRNA(Asn)/Glu-tRNA(Gln) amidotransferase subunit GatA, with protein sequence MKRFNSLTEVRRELTAGTTTCRQLVEYYLDNIQQKQHLNAFLEVWPEEARAQAEAVDAKLQAGTAGKLAGMVIGLKDVLAYKDHALQSSSHILDGFRSLFTGTAVQRLLDEDAILIGRQNCDEFAMGASNETSYFGPVRNELDTDRVSGGSSGGSAVAVQADLCLASIGSDTGGSVRQPAAFCGVVGFKPTYSRISRYGLIAYASSFDQIGTLTRSVEDAALLLEVMAGADNFDSTVSHHPVPAYSQQLEPAAQYRIGYIKDCLERPGLNEEIKAATEEALDMLRGQGHVVEAVEFPYLDYIVPTYYILTTAEASSNLSRYDGVKFGYRAPDATDLESLYKKTRAQGFGPEVQRRILLGTFVLSADYYDAYYTKAQQVRRLIKEKTDELLRQYDFLVLPTTPTTAFHIGDVNKDTLAMYLADIFTVQASLAGVPAISVPAGVDGEGLPIGLQLLAGAFREEHLLAFANSVAESLTPALP encoded by the coding sequence TTGAAACGCTTTAACTCCCTCACGGAAGTTCGTCGCGAGCTGACGGCAGGCACTACTACCTGTCGTCAGCTCGTCGAGTATTACCTGGATAACATTCAGCAGAAGCAACATCTGAATGCCTTTCTGGAAGTGTGGCCCGAAGAGGCTCGTGCCCAGGCCGAGGCCGTAGACGCCAAGCTGCAAGCCGGCACAGCTGGCAAGCTGGCCGGTATGGTGATTGGCTTGAAGGACGTGCTGGCTTATAAAGACCACGCCTTGCAAAGCAGCAGCCATATTCTAGATGGGTTCCGTTCGCTGTTCACCGGCACGGCCGTGCAGCGCTTGCTGGACGAAGACGCTATTCTGATTGGTCGTCAAAACTGCGACGAATTTGCGATGGGTGCATCCAACGAAACCTCCTACTTTGGGCCGGTACGCAACGAACTGGATACGGACCGGGTATCTGGTGGTTCGTCGGGCGGCTCGGCTGTAGCAGTGCAGGCCGACTTATGCCTAGCTTCCATAGGTTCCGATACAGGCGGCTCTGTGCGGCAGCCGGCAGCTTTTTGCGGCGTGGTAGGCTTCAAGCCTACCTACTCTCGCATCTCGCGCTACGGGTTGATTGCCTATGCGTCGTCGTTCGACCAGATTGGTACGCTCACGCGCTCTGTAGAAGACGCCGCGCTGCTGCTAGAAGTGATGGCCGGCGCCGACAACTTCGACAGCACTGTGAGCCACCACCCAGTGCCAGCATACAGTCAGCAGTTGGAGCCCGCGGCGCAGTACCGTATTGGCTACATCAAGGACTGTCTAGAGCGGCCGGGCTTAAATGAAGAAATTAAGGCCGCTACGGAAGAAGCGCTGGACATGCTGCGCGGTCAGGGTCATGTGGTGGAGGCCGTGGAGTTTCCCTACCTCGACTACATTGTTCCGACTTATTACATCCTGACTACCGCTGAGGCCAGCTCCAACCTAAGCCGCTACGACGGCGTGAAGTTTGGCTACCGCGCCCCGGATGCTACCGACCTGGAGTCGCTCTACAAGAAAACCCGCGCCCAGGGCTTCGGGCCGGAAGTGCAGCGCCGGATTCTGCTGGGCACCTTCGTGCTATCGGCCGACTACTACGACGCCTACTACACCAAAGCCCAGCAGGTGCGCCGCCTGATCAAGGAAAAGACGGACGAGCTGCTGCGCCAGTACGATTTCCTGGTGTTGCCCACTACGCCTACTACGGCGTTCCACATCGGCGATGTGAACAAGGACACACTGGCTATGTACTTGGCCGATATCTTCACGGTGCAGGCCTCGCTGGCTGGGGTGCCTGCTATTTCGGTGCCGGCGGGTGTCGATGGCGAGGGCCTCCCCATTGGGTTGCAGCTCCTGGCCGGCGCCTTCCGCGAAGAGCATTTGCTGGCATTTGCAAATTCCGTTGCTGAGTCTCTAACTCCTGCGTTGCCCTGA
- a CDS encoding Sec-independent protein translocase subunit TatA/TatB, with protein sequence MNTPLFLFLGDLGGGEIMLIMVVILIFFGANKIPELARGLGKGIREFKDASSEIRNEIENSGRPTPNQSYQQPQQPYQQPQQQPYAQHSTDSAPVPPTTVAPPMDGGVATPTQQPEHTHNRLDQTS encoded by the coding sequence ATGAATACACCTCTTTTCTTATTCCTAGGTGACCTAGGAGGTGGTGAGATAATGCTCATCATGGTGGTTATCCTCATTTTCTTCGGCGCCAACAAGATTCCGGAACTAGCACGGGGCTTGGGCAAGGGCATCCGCGAGTTCAAAGACGCCTCATCCGAAATTCGTAATGAGATTGAGAACTCCGGCCGTCCTACCCCTAATCAGTCGTATCAGCAGCCGCAGCAGCCATATCAGCAGCCCCAACAGCAGCCGTACGCTCAGCATTCTACTGACTCGGCCCCGGTGCCTCCTACCACGGTAGCGCCTCCTATGGATGGTGGAGTAGCCACCCCCACGCAGCAGCCAGAGCACACGCATAACCGCCTCGACCAGACTTCCTAA